One region of Alcanivorax sediminis genomic DNA includes:
- the accB gene encoding acetyl-CoA carboxylase biotin carboxyl carrier protein produces the protein MDIRKIKKLIELLEESGIEELEICEGEESVRISRGSRQPAAPAQYYAAPPLAPAAAPAAAPAEPAAAPAAAEAPSGHMVRSPMVGTFYRSPAPGAPMFAEVGKKVQAGDVLCIVEAMKMMNQIEADKSGTIDAILVEDGEPVEFDQPLFSIV, from the coding sequence ATGGATATTCGCAAAATCAAGAAACTGATTGAGCTGCTGGAAGAGTCCGGCATTGAAGAGCTGGAAATTTGTGAAGGCGAAGAGTCCGTTCGCATCAGCCGTGGCAGCCGTCAGCCTGCAGCACCGGCACAATATTACGCTGCCCCGCCGTTGGCGCCGGCAGCCGCACCTGCAGCAGCCCCTGCGGAGCCAGCAGCAGCGCCTGCCGCAGCCGAGGCTCCCAGTGGCCACATGGTTCGCTCCCCCATGGTAGGTACCTTCTATCGCTCCCCGGCTCCGGGCGCTCCGATGTTTGCCGAAGTAGGCAAGAAGGTTCAAGCCGGCGATGTACTGTGCATCGTTGAGGCCATGAAGATGATGAACCAGATCGAAGCAGACAAATCCGGCACCATTGATGCCATCCTGGTGGAAGACGGCGAACCGGTTGAGTTTGACCAGCCTCTCTTCTCGATCGTTTAA